Within Streptomyces sp. NBC_00704, the genomic segment TGACGGGGTTGGAGCCGGATCGGAGGGAGTGGAGGCGTCCATGTCTCCACCGTAAGGCGATGTCGGAGGAATCCAGATCAAGGAGGGGCCCTCCCCCTCCCCCCTCCCCCCTCCCTCCCCGCCCTCCCCCTCCCGCCTGCTCCCCAGCGCGGCTCACCCGCCCCGCACGGCCCGCTCGGCGCCTCGACGCGCCCGGCACCCTCACCGCGGGCACGCCCACCACAGCTGGAACGCTCTCCACGGCCGGACGCCGACCGCCGCCGGCACCCCCACCACCGCCGAACGCCCACCACCCGCCGACACGGCCCAGCACCGCTGGCGCGCCCACCCCCCGCCGACACGCCCCACCACCGCCGAAGGCCCAGCTCGCCGACACGCCCCACCACCGCCCAACGCCCCCCGCCGAACGCCCAGCACCCGCCGACACGGCCCAGCACCGCTGGCGCGCCCACCGCCGCTGGCACGCCTCAGCGCCCGGGCATGCCCGGCACTCCCGACCCGTCCCCTACGCCTCGCGTCGCCCTCACTGTCCTCACTGCCCTTGCCGCCTCACTGCCTCCCTTGCCGCACTGCCCGCACCCAGATCCGGTCCTGGGTCAGGTACCGGTCCACGCGCAGGCCCGCTTCCGCGAGCGCTTCTTCGAACTGTTCCCTGGTCAGTGGGCGCGTCCGGAAGGTCTGGGTCCAGACCGCGTCGGGGAATGCGTACTCCGCGCGGACGGTGTGGACGCCGTTTTCGGTGGGTCCGGCCGACGCTATGCGCACGGTGAAGCCGCTGGGGTCGACGCGTTCGCGAGGCAGGTCGGAGTGGTAGTTTTCGCCTTCCCGTTGGATCAGCACGCAGCCGCCTTCCGCGAGGTGACGTGTGCAGGCCCGGAGCATCCTTCGCCGTGTGTCGTTGTCGCCGTTGTGCACGAGGAACGACGCGAGCATCACCACGTCGAACGTCTCGCCCAAGTCGAGGTCCTCGATCGGGCTGCATATCGTGCGTGCGCCCTGGACTCGTTCCAGCATGTCGGCGGACTCGTCCACCGCTGTGACGGTGAACCCTCGTTGCAGCAGGGCACGGGTCACCCGCCCGACGCCGCTGCCCAGTTCGAGGATGTGGGCGCCTGGGGGCACTGCTGAGGAGATGATGTCCGGCTCGTCGCCCACTGGCAGGCGGGAGTAGAACTCGACCGCGCAGCCGTCCGGGGTGATCGCACCAGGTCCGGTTCCCTCGTATCCGTCTCGCATGTGTGGCGTCATGTAGAGCGAACGGACGGGCTGGGGGCGGCTGTTCCGGGTTCAGCGGGGTTCACTCGTTCGAGGGAGTGGGTGTTCGTTCGAGCCCTGGGTGGCCTGCTTCGGCAGTGGCGACGTCAGTATCGGCGGTAGCGGCAGCCCGCCAGCCGGCGCCTGCACCGGCATCCCCTGCTGTCAACGGTGACGGATTTCGCAAGGACGACGGGTTGCAGCTCCGGGTTGCAGCTCGAGCCAGCCGCGTCCGACGTACCAGTGGCCGCCCTTCTGGACGGGTGGTCGAGGAGGGCTCGTCCCAGGACGGTCCGGCGGGGCAGCCGGTCCGGGGGTACGTCTTTGTGGAGAACGTCCGAAGCGCGGAGTACGTTTGCAGGGAGGAGCGATTTCCACGATGCGTACGGGTAGTGAGCCGGTGACCGCGCGCAGTGCGCTGCGGTTGCGTCTGGGGTTGGCCCTGTGGGGCGTGGCCTGGACGCTCTTCGGGATGATCGCGTTCGCTCTGGTGGGGCGTCCGGGCTGGGCGGCCGTGTGCGGGGCGCTGTGGGTGGTGATCACCGTGGATCTGGCGATGGTGATCCGGCACATCCGGCAGGGCCCTCACTATCAGCCGGGCCGGGACATCCCGCCGTATCTGCCGCCGGAGCAGCGGCGCCGCTGAGGTGGGCGATGTGGTCTGCGATGGGGCGGTGGCGCGCTCGGGGCGCGGACGGGCCACTGGGCCGAGACGTCGTCGGGGGCGCGTCGTCGGGGCGTCGCCGGAGGGTGGTCGGGTGTCGTCAGGTGTCGAAGCGCGCTGCCTTCAGGTACTGCGGGTTGGGGTCGAGTGCCGCGGCCAGCCGGAAGTGGCGTTTGGCCTGGTCGTCTCGGCCTTGGCGTTCGTAGGTGCGCGCGAGTGCGAAGTGGGCGAACGCGTTGTCCGGTTCGCGTTCCAGCACCACGGTGAACTCGAGTTCGGCGGGCCGTAGTTGCGCGGCGGCGAAGAAGGCGCGTGCGCGCAGCAGGCGGGCGGCGGTGTTCTCGGGGTGCGCGGCGATGACTTGGTCGAGCAGTTTCACCGCGCCCCGCGGGTCCCGTGCGGCGAGCAGTTGCTCTGCGGCGCGGAAGTCGATGACGTGCGTCTCCGGAGTACGTCCGGTCGAACCTGCGGTATCGGGCACGGAAAAATCCTTCCCTTGCTGGAAGGGTTCAACGCGCGCGGCCGCGGGCCCTATTCCTGGGAGGTCTCGCGGGTGGTGCGGGCTCTGCGGACGAGGTCGTTCCATACGTCGGTGACGCGCCGGTGGAGTTCGGGGAGGGGTACGTCGTTGTCGATCACGATGTCGGCGATCTCGCGGCGTTGTTCGCGTGTGGCCTGGGCGGCCATGCGGGCGCGGGCGTCCTGTTCGGTCATGCCGCGCAGGCGTACGAGGCGGTCGAGCTGGGTGTCGGGGTGCGTGTCGACGACGATGACGAGGTCGTAGAGGGGGGCGAGGCCGTTCTCGGTGAGGAGGGGGACGTCGTGGACGACTACGGCGTCGTCGGGGGCGGACGTCTCGAGTTCGCGGGAGCGGGCGCCGACGAGGGGGTGGACGATCGAGTTGAGGAGGGCGAGTTTCTCGGGGTCGGCGAAGACGATGGAGCCGAGGCGGGGGCGGTCGAGGCTGCCGTCCTCGGTGAGAACGTCCTCGCCGAAGGCATCGATGACGGCCGCGAGGCCCTCGGTTCCGGGGGCGACGACGTCGCGGGCGATGCGGTCCGCGTCGATCAGCACGGCGCCGTGTTCGACGAGCAGCCGGGACACTTCGCTCTTGCCGGCGCCGATTCCGCCGGTCAGGCCCACCTTCAGCATGACGGGAAGCTTAGGGCCTGCCGGTGACATCGCACCCGGCAGGCCCTGGATCGCCTCCGCGGGACGCGCCGCCGCAGGACGGCATCGCCCGCTGTGTCGGTGTGTGGGGTCGTGCTGGAGACGCGTGGCGCGGGCGACGTCGGCGGCGGCTCAGGCTTCGCCTTCGCGTTCGGCGAGGAATCGTTCGAATTCCTGCCCGATCTCGTCTGCGGAGGGGATGTCGACGGGTTCGGCGAGCATGTTGCCGCGGCTGTCGGCGCCGGCCGCCGCGTCGTACTGGTGCTCCAGTCCTTGGACGAGGCTGGTGAGTTCCTCGTCGCCTTCCTGGATCTGGCGGTCGATCTCGGTCTGCGTGCGGTGGGCGTCGGTGCGCAGCGAGTGGGCGACGCCGGGCAGGACGAGGCCGGTGGCCGCGGTGATCGCTTCCAGGACCGTGAGTGCCGCGTCCGGGTAGGTGGAGCGGGCGATGTAGTGGGGGACGTGCGCGGCGACTCCGAGGATGTCGTGGCCGGCTTCCATGAGGCGGTATTCGATGAGGGCCTCGGCGCTGCCGGGGACTTGGGCCTCGTCGAAGGGGCTGCGGTGGCCGGGCATGAGGTCGGTGCGGTTGCCGTGTGGGGTGATGCCCACGGGGCGGGTGTGGGGGACGCCCATGGGGATGCCGTGGAAGTTCACGGAGAGGCGGACGCCGAGCCGTTCGACGATCTGCTTCACGGCGACGGCGAAGCGTTCCCATTCGACGTCCGGTTCGGGGCCGGAGAGCAGCAGGAAGGGCGCTCCGGTGGTGTCCTGGACGAGGCGCACTTCGATGGTGGGCTCTTCGTACTCGGTCCACCGGTCGCGCTTGAAGGTGAGCAGCGGGCGGCGGGCGCGGTAGTCGACGAGCCGGTCGTGGTCGAAGCGGGCGACGAGTTGGTGGGGCAGCGAGTCGAGCAGCCGGTCGACGATCTGGTCGCCGGTCTCGCCCGCGTCGATGTATCCGTCGAAGTGGTAGAGCATGACAAGGCCGGCCGATTCCTGGGCCAACGCCATGTCGACGACTGCCAGGCCTTTCGGCTCCCATGCGTACAAACCCTGCGGATCAAGCACTTGGACCGCTCCTCCTCGTGTTCTTAGAGGACAACGCGCTTGGCGGCGTGGGCATTCCCGCCGGACGATCAAGATCGGCGGCCCCGCCGGTCGCGGATCACCGGGCGGGGTCGCGGGCTGCCCGTCCGCGGTGGCTGCCCGTTCGTTGTGGCTGCTCGTCCGCTGTCGCTGCCCCTCCGCTGCGACTGCTCGTTCGCGGTGGTCGCTCGTTCTGCCGTCGCTGTCTGAGGGCCGGGCGCTGTGTGACGGGTGTGGTCGACCGTCGGTCGCACGACTCGGGCGGTGGTCGCCCAGCCCAGCCCGGCTGTCAGTCGTACATCGGGACGGTACCCGGCGGGCGGTGGCCCAACCGGGCCGGCGCCAGGTCGTCGGCGCGGACGGGGACGCCGAAGGCCCGCACCTCGGGAGGTGCGGGCCTTCAGGTACTACCGGTACTGCTGGTTACTACTGGCAGTGCCAGCTACTCCTGGTACTGCCGGCTACTGCTGGTTGCTGCCGCTCCTGCTTGCCTGCTCAGCAGCCGACTCTCCCGGTGGGGGAGGTCAGCTCTGGCCGCCGGCGAGCTTCTCGCGGAGCGCGGCGAGCGCCTCGTCCGAGGCCAGCGCGCCGGAGGTGTCGGCGCCCTCGGAGGAGTAGGAGCCGCCACCGCTCGCGGCCGGAGCCGCACCGGCGGCTTCGCCGCCTTCGGCGGCAGCGGCCTCGTCAGCCTCGCGGGACTTGATGACCTGGGCCTGGTGCTGCTC encodes:
- a CDS encoding class I SAM-dependent methyltransferase, whose protein sequence is MTPHMRDGYEGTGPGAITPDGCAVEFYSRLPVGDEPDIISSAVPPGAHILELGSGVGRVTRALLQRGFTVTAVDESADMLERVQGARTICSPIEDLDLGETFDVVMLASFLVHNGDNDTRRRMLRACTRHLAEGGCVLIQREGENYHSDLPRERVDPSGFTVRIASAGPTENGVHTVRAEYAFPDAVWTQTFRTRPLTREQFEEALAEAGLRVDRYLTQDRIWVRAVRQGRQ
- a CDS encoding DUF6343 family protein, producing MRTGSEPVTARSALRLRLGLALWGVAWTLFGMIAFALVGRPGWAAVCGALWVVITVDLAMVIRHIRQGPHYQPGRDIPPYLPPEQRRR
- a CDS encoding tetratricopeptide repeat protein: MPDTAGSTGRTPETHVIDFRAAEQLLAARDPRGAVKLLDQVIAAHPENTAARLLRARAFFAAAQLRPAELEFTVVLEREPDNAFAHFALARTYERQGRDDQAKRHFRLAAALDPNPQYLKAARFDT
- the coaE gene encoding dephospho-CoA kinase — its product is MLKVGLTGGIGAGKSEVSRLLVEHGAVLIDADRIARDVVAPGTEGLAAVIDAFGEDVLTEDGSLDRPRLGSIVFADPEKLALLNSIVHPLVGARSRELETSAPDDAVVVHDVPLLTENGLAPLYDLVIVVDTHPDTQLDRLVRLRGMTEQDARARMAAQATREQRREIADIVIDNDVPLPELHRRVTDVWNDLVRRARTTRETSQE
- a CDS encoding PAC2 family protein, with protein sequence MLDPQGLYAWEPKGLAVVDMALAQESAGLVMLYHFDGYIDAGETGDQIVDRLLDSLPHQLVARFDHDRLVDYRARRPLLTFKRDRWTEYEEPTIEVRLVQDTTGAPFLLLSGPEPDVEWERFAVAVKQIVERLGVRLSVNFHGIPMGVPHTRPVGITPHGNRTDLMPGHRSPFDEAQVPGSAEALIEYRLMEAGHDILGVAAHVPHYIARSTYPDAALTVLEAITAATGLVLPGVAHSLRTDAHRTQTEIDRQIQEGDEELTSLVQGLEHQYDAAAGADSRGNMLAEPVDIPSADEIGQEFERFLAEREGEA